DNA sequence from the Limisphaerales bacterium genome:
GAGGAGAACACCTCCAGTCCCGTTTGAAATTCCCACAGCTTGCTCCCAGCGGGTACTTTGGCTTTGGTCGGCTCCGGTGTTACCGGAGCATTCGCTTGCCCTTGAGGTTCGGCTTCATTCTCTTTCTCGCAGCCCAACACCAAGGCGAGGGCCAAACCCATGATCGCTAACTTCATACCGCAATTCTAGGTCAACCGCTCACGTCCCGTCCACTACAAGAAATGATTTCTTTTGTAATGAACATAATCCACCAAATCGGAGCGCACAGGGGTGGTTGCTCCCTGCGGCCCGTCCGCGAGTCCGTTCTGGGCAAGCGCCAATCCCCCAATCGGTAGGGCGTGCCCTCCGAGCGCGCCGAGGCGGTTTCGGAGAAACCGCCCTACCTCGTCACCTGGACCGCAATACGGACGCCGAAGGGTTGGCGGGGCCTTTCAATTCCAACGTGATCCTTGCCCCTGCCGTTGTCCGTGCGTACCCTCCGCCCATCATGAGCAACGAGTTATTTTCTCTTAAAGACAAGGTGGCGCTGGTGACGGGGAGCTCCACGGGATTGGGCAAGGTAATGGCCAGAGCGCTGGGGCGCGCGGGGGCGAAGGTGGCCATGAACTATTTCCACAACGAGGAACGCGCGGCGCAGGCGTTTGCGGAGTTTCAGGAAACCGGCGCGGAAGGGGCGATGATCCGCGCGAATGTAACGGATGAGGCGGACGTGAATCGGCTAGTGGCTGAGGCGACCGAGCAGCTGGGGCCGATCGACATCGTGGTGCTCAACGCTACGCCGGATCAGCCGCAGAAACCGATCGAGGACTATGACTGGTCGTTTTACCAGAGCATGCTGGATTTTTTCATCAAGAGCCCGTTCCTCGTCACGCGCGCGGTGTTGCCGCACATGAAGGCGCAAAAGTGGGGCCGCATCATCAACATCGGTTCGGAGGTGTTTCATTTGGGCGTCAAACCCTTCACCGCCTACGTCGCCGCCAAGGGCGGGCAGAATGGTTTCAACCGCAGCCTCGCGCATGAACTGGCGGAGTGGAACATCACGGTGAACATGGTTGCGCCCGGCTGGATCCCCGTGGAGCGTCACGAGAACGATCCGCAGGAACTGAAGGATGGCTACCTCGCCAGCATCCCGATGGGGCGCTGGGGCGTGCCGCAGGATCTCGATGGCACGATCACGTATCTCGCGAGTGAGGCGTCCGGTTTTGTGACAGGCCAAAACATCCACGTCAACGGCGGCACCACGGTGCATTGAGTTAAGGGCTTGCTAAATGCTAGTGATATGCTAGCTTGCGGTATGGCTTCGTTGGTCTTGAAAACCTTACCGGATGGGTTGCATGCGCAACTCAAAGAGTCTGCTGCTGCCAACCGCCGCTCTATGGCGCAAGAAGCGATCTTGCTACTGGAGCGGGGCTTGGGGGTCACCTCACCCCAGCCCTTGCCTAAGCCGCACCGAGGCCAACGCCGCTTGACGGATAAATTCCTAGCCTCCGCCAAAACTGCGGGGCGCCCGTGATTGTGGCAGATACCAATGCGCTGGCGTATCTTCTGATTGAGGGAGATCGCACCGCCGAGGTACAGGCACTTTATGAAATGGATCCGGATTGGATTGCGCCGCGTCTTTGGGAATTCGAATTTCTGAACATTCTCGCCACCTATTCCCGGGCTAATCATCTGAGAACAACAACTGCCAATCGCATTTGGTCAAACGCTTCGTCTTTGATGACAGGCCGCGCGTATGAAGTGGAAGGCAGCGATGTTCTGGCAGTCGCGTCACGGTTAAATATTTCTGCATACGATGCGCAATTCGTTTGCCTCGCAGAACAAATAAACGTGCCGCTCATCACCGAAGATCGCGCGTTGCAGCGCAAGGCAGCGTGCGCGATGGGCATTCAAAATTTTCTGAATTTATGACCTCCCCCCTTACCATCGTCGGCCTGGGCGAAGCGGTGTTTGATGTGTTTCCGGACAAGGAAGTGCTCGGCGGTACGTCGCTGAATGTCGCGGTGCAGGCGCATCAACTGCTCGAGCCAATGGACGGCCGCGGGGTGTTGCTTAGCCGGATTGGGGTGGATGATCTGGGGCGGCGGTTGCAGAGGGAATTTCAAACGCGCGCATTGCCGTTGGAGTATGTGCAGGTGGATGATGCAAAGCCGACTGGGCAGGTGCGGGTAAGTTTTGTGGACGGCGCGCCGCGGTACGAGATCGTGATGGACACGGCGTGGGATCATCTGGTGTACACGGATCACGAAGCCGATTTGGCCCGCGCCTGCAACGCGGTGAGCTTCGGTAGCATGAGCCAGCGGCATCCCACGGCCCATGCGGCGACGCAGGCGTTTTTGGCGGAGGCAAAATCGGCGCTGAAGATTTTTGATGTGAACCTGCGAATGGATTTATTTACGGCGGACATACTGGCGGAAGGGTGTCGGGTGGCGAATCTGGTGAAGCTGAACGACGAGGAAATCGAGACCGTCGCCGATCGACTTGAGTTACCGGCCGGCGAGGCGCGCGTGCGAGTGGTGGCCTTGCGCGAACGCTTTGATTTGGAGGCCGTTATTTTCACCCGGGGCGAAGCGGGCACTACGGCGTGTACGGACTCGGGCTGGGTGGACGGCGCGGCGGCCCGCTATCCGGCTGCGCCAAACGCCGACAGCGTGGGCGCCGGCGACGCCTGCACGGCGGCGCTGCTCTTGGGTCGCCTGCTCGAATGCGATTGGCCAGGTACGCTCGATCTAGCCAACCGCCACGCGGCCTACGTGGCTAGCCAGCCCAGCGCCACACCGGTCCTGCCGCCGGAAGTGTGGGCCGGGTACGGGTTGAGCCCTGTTTAGGGCTCGATTGAATCGGGTCGGCAATTCGGCTCGAGTATTGGGTCGGATGGGTCAACAAATTGGGTTGCCCATCGCGCGGATGGGCCTAGAATTTCTTCACGGAGTTTTCAAATGACCAGACAGTGCACCGTTACCATTTTATTGAGCCTCACCACGGTGGCGTGGGCGGCCGAGCCGCTGCCGGACAAGGTGGATTACAACCGCGACATCAAGCCGATCCTCTCGGACAATTGCTATGCCTGTCACGGGCCGGATGAAGAACAGGTGAAGGGCGGGCTGCGATTGGACTCGTTTGCGGCGGCCACCAAGGAATTGAAGAGCGGCGCGCGCGCGATTGTGCCGAAGGACACGGAGGAGAGCGAACTGGTGTACCGCGTGCACACGACCGATGCCGATGAACTCATGCCGCCGGCCGAGTCGAACAAGAGCCTGACCGCGCGCGAAAAGGCGTTGCTCAAGAAATGGGTGGCGCAGGGCGGGGAGTTTGCCAAGCACTGGGCTTATGTGACGCCGAAGAAGATGGCCGCGCCGAAGGTGGAGCAAAAGGGCTTTACGCAAAACGACATCGACCGTTTCATTTTGGAGCGATTGAAGGCTAACGGGTTTGCGCCGAACAAGGCGGCCGACCGGCGCACGTTGATCCGTCGACTCACCTTTGACCTCACCGGCTTGCCGCCGACTTGGGCGCAGGTGGAGGCGTTTGTGAACGACCAATCGCCCGACGCCTACGCGAAGCTGGTCGAGCGCCTGCTCGCCAGTCCGCAATACGGTGAGCGCATGGCGGTGTACTGGTTGGACATGGTGCGCTTTGCCGACACGATCGGTTATCACTCAGACAACCACGAAACCAAGCCGCTCTATCGCGAGTACGTCATCGACGCCTTCAACAACAACAAGCGCTACGACCAATTCACGCGCGAGCAAATCGCCGGCGACCTCATCAAGGATCGCACCGGCACGCAGCTCATTGCGTCCGGCTACAATCGCCTGAACATGAACACGCGCGAAGGCGGTTCGCAGCCCAAGGAGTACACCGCCAAATATCTCGCCGACCGCGTGCGCAATACCTCCACCGTGTGGATGGCCAGCACGCTCGGTTGCAGCGAATGCCACGATCACAAGTTCGATCCCTTCACCGCGAATGATTTTTACAGCTTCGGCGCGTTCTTTGCCGACCTGCAGGAAACGCCGGTCGGCGCCCAGCGCGCGACCAAGGTGCCGTTGCCCCAGGACGAGGCCAAGATTACCGGCATCAATGCCGAGATCACCAAGCTCGAGCAGCAGCTCGCAGTCGTGGATGTCAGTGCCGGCCAGGTGAAATGGGAGAAAACCCAGCAGGCATCCGCGGCCAACGCGGTGACCTTGAGCGATTGGAAACGCATCGGACCCTTTGGCGCGCCGGACTTTGATCAAGCCCACGCGAAGGCCTTTATCGACGAGTCCGCCGTGGATTTGAAAAAGGCCTACGGCAAGCTCAAGTGGGTGGACGCAAAGAATTATGTGGACGGCAAGGTGCACACGCTCACCGGCGGAAACAGCGCGCATTATTTTTACCGCACCATCCAGTCCGGCATCGCCCGGCAGCTCGAGCTGTCACTGGGCAGCGATGACAGCTTCCGCATCTGGCTCAATGGCCAGTTGGTGGCCGACAAAAAAATCAGCCGCGGCGTGGCGCCGGATCAGGATAAGGTGACGCTCAATCTCAAGCCCGGCGAAAACCAGCTGCTCTTCAAGATCGCCAATGGCAGCGGCGGCTACGGGTTTTATTTCAAGGCCAACCAGGTGAGCCTGCCGCCGGCGGTGCTGGCCGCGTTGAAGGTGGAAACCGGCAAACGCACGGCCGCACAGAAGAACGCCGTGACCGCGCACTACCGCACGCTGGCGCCGGAGCTGGCGGCGATCCGCCAAAAGATCACCGGCAAAAACGCCGAGAAAGACGCGGCTATTAACGCCAATCCCACCGCGCTCGTGTCCGTTTCGATGGCCACCCCGCGCATGGTGCGGGTGTTGCCGCGCGGAAACTGGCTGGATGATTCCGGCGATCAAGTGCAACCGGCTGTGCCGGGATTCCTGCAGTTTGGCCAAGCGACAGAAGGCCGCGCGAGCCGCATGGATCTTGCCGATTGGATTGTAGCGAAGGATAACCCGCTGACCGCGCGCGTGTTCGTCAACCGCTTGTGGGCGATGTTCCACGGGCGCGGGCTGGCCACGCCGCTAGATGATTTCGGCGCGCAAGGCACCCCGCCCTCGCACCCCGCATTGCTCGATTGGCTGGCCATTGAGTTCATGGAAAACGGCTGGGACGTAAAACACATGGTGAAACTCATGGTCAGCAGCGGCACCTACCGCCAAAGCTCCGTGTCACCCAAGGCTGTGACGGACAAGGATCCCTACAACCTCTGGCTCGCCCGGCAGGGACGCTGGCGGCTCGAGGCCGAGATGGTGCGCGACAACGCGCTCGCCGTTAGCGGGCTGCTCGTGAAGACCATCGGCGGCGCCAGTGTTAAGCCCTATCAACCCACCGGTTACTGGGCGCACTTGAACTTCCCCAAGCGCAGCTGGAAAGCCGACTCCGGTGAGGGTCTGTACCGGCGCGGCCTGTACACCTACTGGTGCCGCACCTTCCTGCATCCCAGCCTCGCCGCCTTCAACGCGCCAAGCCGTGAGGAATGCACCGTCGAACGCGTGCGCTCCAACACCCCGCAACAGGCGCTCGTGCTGCTCAATGACCCCACCTATGTCGAGGCCGCCCGCATCTTTGCTGAGCGTATTCTCAAGGACGGCGGCAAAACGCCCGAGTCGCGCATCGCCTTCGCCTACCAACAGGCGCTGCACCGTGCGCCTAGCGCCGCCGAGGCCAAGATCCTCGCCGGCCTGGCCGACAAGCATCTCAAACATTATCAAACCGATGCGCCCGCCGCGGACGCGCTGTTAAAGAACGGAGCCAAGATGGCCAATGAGGCATTGGATAAATCCGAACTCGCCGCGTGGACGTCTATTGCTCGGGTGGTGTTGAATTTGCATGAGAATATTACGCGGAATTAATGACCAATTTCCAAGAGACCCAATGACCACGGAATCCTCAATTTCCAATTTCCAAGTTGCGCCGGAATTGGCTGGGTGCGCGGATGGGGAGTTGGCATTTTGGGAGATTGAGGAATCTGGACCTTTGGTGTTGAGGGAAGAGTCAGATGGGAATGTGCCTCGGTTTGACTTGGAGGAACGGACGGCGTTATTTGGGATGCAGGTGATTCAGTTCGCAAAAAAAATACCGGACAACGCGGTGAACCATCGCATCATCGGCCAGCTCGTTGGCGCGGCCACCAGCGTGGGCGCCAATTATTGCGAAGCCGATGAAGCCGTCTCCAAGAAAGATTTCCGTCACAAGATTAGCATTTGCCGGAAAGAGGCCAAGGAAACCAAATACTTCCTCCGCATGGCCGTCACCGCCGAACCAAGTTTAAAAAACAACGCCCGTGTCCTTTGGCAAGAGGCCCGCGAACTCCACCTAATTTTTTGCAGCATCTACCGAAAATAAAATTGAAAATTGGACCTTGGTCATTCCTTGAGACTTGGCCATTGGTCATTGGAATTTAAAACATGAATCAATTCGATCTCTTTCCTTCCGACGTCAGCCGCCGCGCCTTTCTGGGTAAGGCCGGCTTGGGCAGCCTGGGCCTTGCCTCGCTGTTGAATCCCTCGTTGATGTCCGCGGACCGGCCGCAGATTGACAAGTGGCCGGGCATCCTCGCCAAGCCACATCACAAGCCGAAAGTGAAACGGGTGATCCACCTGTGCATGGCCGGTGGCGCGAGTCATTTGGAGACGCTCGATTACAAGCCGAAGCTGCGCGAGATGGATGGCAAACCGATGCCCAAAAGCATCACCGAGGGCCAGCCGATTGCGCAGTTGCAGGGCAAGCGCAACAATTTGACCTGCCTCGGGCCGCAACATGATTTTCAGAAGTTTGGCCAATCCGGCCAACACATTTGCAATCTCTTCCCGCACATCGGGAGTGTGGCCGATGACATTGCGGTTATTCGTTCGTTGACCACCGATGCCATCAATCACGATCCCGCCCACACCCTCATGAACACCGGCACCACCATCAGCGGCCGGCCGAGCATGGGGTCGTGGATGCTGTACGGGCTCGGCGCGGAAACCGAAAACCTGCCCGGCTATTGCGTGCTCATCTCACGCGGCGGCGGACAGGACCAGCCCGTGGCCGCCCGGCAATGGCACGCGGGCTTTTTGCCCAGCCGTTTTCAGGGCGTGCAGTTGCGGGGGAAGGGCGATCCCGTTCTCTATGTGAAACGCCCCGACGGCGTGGATGCCGATCGCCAGCGCGATGTTGTCGATGCGGTGCAACAGCTCAACCAACTGCAGAACGCCGCCGTGCAGGATCCGGAAATTACCACGCGCATTTCGCAGTACGAGATGGCCTTCCGCATGCAGATGAGCGTGCCGGAGCTGGTCGATATTTCCAAGGAACCCAAGGGCGTTCTCGACCTGTACGGTGCGCAACCCGGCGATGGCTCGTTTGCCAGCAACTGCTTGCTCGCCCGGCGCTTGGCCGAGCGCGGCGTGCGGTTCATCCAACTCTATCACCGTGGTTGGGATCATCACGGCGGCATCAAGGGCGCCATGCAAAATACCGCTAAGATCGTCGATCAAGGCGTCGCGGCGCTGATCAAGGATCTTAAGGGTTCCGGTTTGTGGGAAGACACGCTCATCCTGTGGGGCGCCGAATTTGGCCGCACGCCGATGGCGCAAGGCAGCGGGCGCGATCACCACATCAAGGGCTTCAGCTGCTGGTTCGCCGGCGGCGGCATCAAGGGTGGCATGAGCTATGGCAACACCGACGATTTCGGCTATAACGCGGTGGAAAACGTCGTGCACGTCAACGATCTCCACGCCACCATTCTGCATCTCATGGGTGTCGACCACGAAAAGCTTACCTACCGCTTTCAGGGTCGCGACTTCCGGCTGACCGATGTGCACGGGAAAGTGCTCAAGCCGATCTTGGCCTGATTTTTAACCGAAGAGGCATAGATAAGATGATTGGAAAAAACTCTGTGCTCTCTGTGTCTCTGTGGTGAATCATTCATCATGATAACCGACCTAAATCGCCGCGCTTTCTTTGGGCGGACGGGCTTGAGTTTGGGCAGCGTGGCGCTCGCCGCTCTGGGGGCGGGCCGCAAGACGGAGCGTTGGCCGGGCGTGGTGCGACCGTTGCATCATGCGGCGAAGGTGAAGCGGGTCATCTATTTGTACATGTCTGGCGGTCCATCGCATTTGGAGACGTTTGATGCGAACAAACCGGAGCTGGTGAAGCTGGACGGCCAGCCGATGCCGGCATCTTATACTCAGGGGCAATCGATCGCGCAGTTGCAGAACCAGAAGCTCGCCTGTCTGCGGCCGCAGTTTCCGTTTAAAAAATTCGGCCAAAGCGGCACGGAGATGACCACGCTCTTTCCGCATCTTGCCAAGCACATTGATGATCTCGCGGTGATTCGTTCGATGCACACTGATGCCATTAATCATGATCCGGCTAACACTCTCATGAACACCGGCACCACCATTAGCGGTCGGCCGAGTATGGGCTCGTGGATCCAGTACGGACTCGGTAGCGAGTCGGAGGATTTGCCGGGGTTCGTGGTGCTCAGTTCGCATGCGGGGCGCAGTCCGCAGCCGATCTCCGTACGCATGTGGCATGCGGGATTTTTGCCGAGCCAGTTTCAGGGGATTCAACTGCGGTCCACCGGCGATCCGGTGATGTACGTGCGCCGGCCTGGCGGCGTGGATGCCGCGCGCCAACGCGATATAGTTGATGCCGTGCAGGCACTCAACGAACTGCAGGCACCGCTCACGCACGATCCGGAGATTGCCACGCGCATCGCGCAGTACGAAATGGCGTTCAAAATGCAGTCGAGCGTGCCGGACCTGATGGATCTCACGAACGAACCGGCCGAGGCACTCGACCTCTACGGCTGCAAACCCGGCGACGGTTCCTTTGCCAGCAACTGCCTGCTTGCGCGGCGCTTAGCTGAGCGGGGAGTGCGGTTCATCCAGCTCTATCATCGCGGCTGGGATCATCACAATGGTCTCGTGGATTACATGCAAAACCACTGCGGCCCGTCCGTGGACCGCGCCATTGCCGGGTTGCTGACCGATCTCAAGCGCAAGGGTATGTTTGAGGATACGTTGATCGTGTGGGGCGGCGAATTCGGTCGCACGCCCATGGCCCAGCGCAACAAGGGCGCCGTGGGTCGTGATCACCACATGAAGGGTTTTAATCTTTGGCTCGCCGGCGGCGGCATCAAGGGCGGCGTCACCCACGGCACCACCGATCCACTCGGCTATAACGCCGAGGAAAACCGCACCCACGTCAACGACCTCCACGCCACGCTCCTGCACCTGCTCGGCATCGACCACGAAAAACTGACTTACCGTTTCCAGGGTCGCGACTTCCGGCTGACCGATGTGCACGGGGAATTGATTAAGCCAATTCTCGCCTAAAAAGGAGGCACGGATTTCACTGATTAACACAGATTAATCATCTGTGAAAATCCGAGAAATCCGTGTCTGAAACTATTTTCCTCCCAGCGCGTGCATGGCAATGCCGGCGGCGACGCTGGCGTTCAGCGAATTTACTCGGCCGAATTGCGGGATGCCGATGATGTGGTCGGCCATGTTCAAAATAAATTGGCCGACGGATTTGTCTTCGCCGCCGATGACGAGCATTAGCTTTTCCGGCGCGGCTTCGCGCAGGGTTTCAAGCGGGGTGCTACCGTTCATATCGAGTGCGGCGATTTGGTAGCCTTCTTCGGCGGCTTTGCGGGCGTATTGGTTGGCGGAAAATTGCCGCGCGATTTGCATGAACTCGGTGGCGCCGGCGGAGACTTTTACGATGGAGGGATACACCTCGGGCACGCCGCGGTTGGGGAGGCACACGCCGTTGAAACCAAACACCTCGGCGCTGCGCAAAATGGCGCCGACGTTTTGCGGGTCCTCAATGTTATCGAGCAAGAGCAACCGCGAATGCGCAAGCAATTCCTCGAAGGGCGTGTACGGGTACAGCGAAGTATTGAGCACCACGCCTTGATGATCACGGCTGGTGGAGAGTTGAATGAGTCGACCTTTTTCCACCCACTCGATGCGCACGGAATGTTGTTCGAGCAGGCGCACGAGTTTTTGCGTGCGCGGCTTGTCACGGGCAGATTGGTTCAGCCACGCGCCGTACACCTTGCGCCGCTGCGCGCGCAGCACTTCGAAGGCGGGGTTGATTCCGTAAACATATTCGCGAGTCGCTTTGGCCATCGGCGGGGAGACTAGGGCACGGCGGAGTTCGGAGCACGAAAAAACCCCGCAGCAGTTGCCGCGGGGCTGATTGAGAGAAGCAACTCGAGTTACTTCTTCGATTCGGTCAACTTAGCCACGGTGAGCTTGTCGCCGTCGAGCTTGCCGGTCACCTTCACAGCCACCGAGGAATTCGGTTTGCAAATGCGGCCGTGCTTAACGGATTTCGCGGCTTTACCGGTCAGGAAAGCAATCGCTTCCTTGCCGTCCTTGCCTTTGTACACGAGCGCGGGGCCACATTTTTCGGCCTTTTTCAGCGTGCATTTCTGGCATTGGATTTTGCCTTCGAGGGTTGTCTCACCAGCGAACGCGACAGTCGCGCTCAGCCCGAGAGCCAATGCAGTCATTTTGAGGTATTTCATAGCTATGTGTTTTTTAACGCAATAATTATCCTAGGAGCGTTAAGTCCTTGGACGCACCAAGCGTAGGGATTAATTCAATGAAAGCAAGCCCATTGGTGGTAAATATATGGCGAAATGATGCTGGAGTTCAGGCCAAATTCCACCGCGCTTGGCGCAGGACGGCGAAGGTGCTTTTGGCGAGTTTCTCGTACCACACCGTCACCAGCGAGCCGTTATCGAGCTGGACGGTGGAGGGGTAGCCGAGGTCGCCGCCGGGGCTGTCGGCGGAAAGGGTGATGGGCTCGCTCCAAGTGTTGCCGTGATCGGCACTCACTCGGGCTTGATTACCGAAGGGTTTGCGGCGGTAGCCGTAGGTCATGAGCAAGCGACTGTCTTTGAGTTGCAACAGGTGGGTTGGCAACCCCCACACGCCGATGGTGTGCGGCTCGGTCCACGTCTTGCCGCCGTCGCGCGATTCGCTTTGGAGCGTTTCGCGGTGGTGTTTTTGATTGTGGTTGCGAATGTGCGCGATGAGCGTGCCATTGGCAGCTTCGACGGCGTGCAGCTCGTGATAATTTTTTGCGTCGTCACCGTTGCGTGTGGGGATTTCTGCCAGTCGCCGCCAAGATTGACCGTCGTCTTTTGATTCGCACACGCCGATCCACGTTTTCTCACGCCGAAATTTATTCCAAAGATTTTTGCCCGCGTAGAGCACGCGACCGTCGTTCAAATTCACCGGGCCGTGCGGGCTGTTCACGAGGCTGTCGTAGCGCGGACTCCACGTCACGCCGCCATCGGTGCTGCGGATCATCCAGTTGCCCAGCTCGGCATTGCGCGCGGCAGCCGACACGCGATGGTGCGCGCCCAGCCAACGGGCGCGTTTTTCCGCCGACCATTTTTTCTGAACGCCCTTTTTCAAATAGTATTCATCATATGCATTGGAGGTAAACGTGGTGGCCAAAAGCGAACCCTTGGCAGTCTCGAGCACGCCGGCATCGCGATCGTCGATGGGACTGTCGAGTAACACACGCGGAAAGCTCCACGTGTCGCCGTCATCCCCCGAACGCATCAGCTCCACCTGCCC
Encoded proteins:
- a CDS encoding SDR family oxidoreductase, which translates into the protein MSNELFSLKDKVALVTGSSTGLGKVMARALGRAGAKVAMNYFHNEERAAQAFAEFQETGAEGAMIRANVTDEADVNRLVAEATEQLGPIDIVVLNATPDQPQKPIEDYDWSFYQSMLDFFIKSPFLVTRAVLPHMKAQKWGRIINIGSEVFHLGVKPFTAYVAAKGGQNGFNRSLAHELAEWNITVNMVAPGWIPVERHENDPQELKDGYLASIPMGRWGVPQDLDGTITYLASEASGFVTGQNIHVNGGTTVH
- a CDS encoding type II toxin-antitoxin system VapC family toxin gives rise to the protein MADTNALAYLLIEGDRTAEVQALYEMDPDWIAPRLWEFEFLNILATYSRANHLRTTTANRIWSNASSLMTGRAYEVEGSDVLAVASRLNISAYDAQFVCLAEQINVPLITEDRALQRKAACAMGIQNFLNL
- a CDS encoding PSD1 domain-containing protein, whose product is MTRQCTVTILLSLTTVAWAAEPLPDKVDYNRDIKPILSDNCYACHGPDEEQVKGGLRLDSFAAATKELKSGARAIVPKDTEESELVYRVHTTDADELMPPAESNKSLTAREKALLKKWVAQGGEFAKHWAYVTPKKMAAPKVEQKGFTQNDIDRFILERLKANGFAPNKAADRRTLIRRLTFDLTGLPPTWAQVEAFVNDQSPDAYAKLVERLLASPQYGERMAVYWLDMVRFADTIGYHSDNHETKPLYREYVIDAFNNNKRYDQFTREQIAGDLIKDRTGTQLIASGYNRLNMNTREGGSQPKEYTAKYLADRVRNTSTVWMASTLGCSECHDHKFDPFTANDFYSFGAFFADLQETPVGAQRATKVPLPQDEAKITGINAEITKLEQQLAVVDVSAGQVKWEKTQQASAANAVTLSDWKRIGPFGAPDFDQAHAKAFIDESAVDLKKAYGKLKWVDAKNYVDGKVHTLTGGNSAHYFYRTIQSGIARQLELSLGSDDSFRIWLNGQLVADKKISRGVAPDQDKVTLNLKPGENQLLFKIANGSGGYGFYFKANQVSLPPAVLAALKVETGKRTAAQKNAVTAHYRTLAPELAAIRQKITGKNAEKDAAINANPTALVSVSMATPRMVRVLPRGNWLDDSGDQVQPAVPGFLQFGQATEGRASRMDLADWIVAKDNPLTARVFVNRLWAMFHGRGLATPLDDFGAQGTPPSHPALLDWLAIEFMENGWDVKHMVKLMVSSGTYRQSSVSPKAVTDKDPYNLWLARQGRWRLEAEMVRDNALAVSGLLVKTIGGASVKPYQPTGYWAHLNFPKRSWKADSGEGLYRRGLYTYWCRTFLHPSLAAFNAPSREECTVERVRSNTPQQALVLLNDPTYVEAARIFAERILKDGGKTPESRIAFAYQQALHRAPSAAEAKILAGLADKHLKHYQTDAPAADALLKNGAKMANEALDKSELAAWTSIARVVLNLHENITRN
- a CDS encoding four helix bundle protein, with the translated sequence MTTESSISNFQVAPELAGCADGELAFWEIEESGPLVLREESDGNVPRFDLEERTALFGMQVIQFAKKIPDNAVNHRIIGQLVGAATSVGANYCEADEAVSKKDFRHKISICRKEAKETKYFLRMAVTAEPSLKNNARVLWQEARELHLIFCSIYRK
- a CDS encoding DUF1501 domain-containing protein, whose protein sequence is MNQFDLFPSDVSRRAFLGKAGLGSLGLASLLNPSLMSADRPQIDKWPGILAKPHHKPKVKRVIHLCMAGGASHLETLDYKPKLREMDGKPMPKSITEGQPIAQLQGKRNNLTCLGPQHDFQKFGQSGQHICNLFPHIGSVADDIAVIRSLTTDAINHDPAHTLMNTGTTISGRPSMGSWMLYGLGAETENLPGYCVLISRGGGQDQPVAARQWHAGFLPSRFQGVQLRGKGDPVLYVKRPDGVDADRQRDVVDAVQQLNQLQNAAVQDPEITTRISQYEMAFRMQMSVPELVDISKEPKGVLDLYGAQPGDGSFASNCLLARRLAERGVRFIQLYHRGWDHHGGIKGAMQNTAKIVDQGVAALIKDLKGSGLWEDTLILWGAEFGRTPMAQGSGRDHHIKGFSCWFAGGGIKGGMSYGNTDDFGYNAVENVVHVNDLHATILHLMGVDHEKLTYRFQGRDFRLTDVHGKVLKPILA
- a CDS encoding DUF1501 domain-containing protein; translated protein: MITDLNRRAFFGRTGLSLGSVALAALGAGRKTERWPGVVRPLHHAAKVKRVIYLYMSGGPSHLETFDANKPELVKLDGQPMPASYTQGQSIAQLQNQKLACLRPQFPFKKFGQSGTEMTTLFPHLAKHIDDLAVIRSMHTDAINHDPANTLMNTGTTISGRPSMGSWIQYGLGSESEDLPGFVVLSSHAGRSPQPISVRMWHAGFLPSQFQGIQLRSTGDPVMYVRRPGGVDAARQRDIVDAVQALNELQAPLTHDPEIATRIAQYEMAFKMQSSVPDLMDLTNEPAEALDLYGCKPGDGSFASNCLLARRLAERGVRFIQLYHRGWDHHNGLVDYMQNHCGPSVDRAIAGLLTDLKRKGMFEDTLIVWGGEFGRTPMAQRNKGAVGRDHHMKGFNLWLAGGGIKGGVTHGTTDPLGYNAEENRTHVNDLHATLLHLLGIDHEKLTYRFQGRDFRLTDVHGELIKPILA
- the rlmB gene encoding 23S rRNA (guanosine(2251)-2'-O)-methyltransferase RlmB, coding for MAKATREYVYGINPAFEVLRAQRRKVYGAWLNQSARDKPRTQKLVRLLEQHSVRIEWVEKGRLIQLSTSRDHQGVVLNTSLYPYTPFEELLAHSRLLLLDNIEDPQNVGAILRSAEVFGFNGVCLPNRGVPEVYPSIVKVSAGATEFMQIARQFSANQYARKAAEEGYQIAALDMNGSTPLETLREAAPEKLMLVIGGEDKSVGQFILNMADHIIGIPQFGRVNSLNASVAAGIAMHALGGK
- a CDS encoding exo-alpha-sialidase, translating into MTTLSRRQMLTTTAAAGFGFPFLLRAAGPKVKVASTRVISLRPDHYHGWPTLARRKNGELLLVCSGGRESHVCPFGQVELMRSGDDGDTWSFPRVLLDSPIDDRDAGVLETAKGSLLATTFTSNAYDEYYLKKGVQKKWSAEKRARWLGAHHRVSAAARNAELGNWMIRSTDGGVTWSPRYDSLVNSPHGPVNLNDGRVLYAGKNLWNKFRREKTWIGVCESKDDGQSWRRLAEIPTRNGDDAKNYHELHAVEAANGTLIAHIRNHNQKHHRETLQSESRDGGKTWTEPHTIGVWGLPTHLLQLKDSRLLMTYGYRRKPFGNQARVSADHGNTWSEPITLSADSPGGDLGYPSTVQLDNGSLVTVWYEKLAKSTFAVLRQARWNLA